The following are encoded together in the Bradyrhizobium algeriense genome:
- a CDS encoding phosphoribosyl-ATP diphosphatase, whose protein sequence is MSRFTIHDLAATIDARAASGGEASYTRKLLDKGAEHCAKKLGEEAVETVIAAVENDRDHLIAESADLLFHLLVLLKARGVKLDEVEAALAQRTSMSGLEEKASRKRD, encoded by the coding sequence ATGTCGCGTTTCACGATCCATGATCTGGCCGCCACCATCGATGCACGGGCCGCATCGGGAGGAGAGGCGTCCTACACCCGCAAACTGCTCGACAAGGGTGCGGAGCACTGCGCCAAGAAGCTGGGCGAGGAGGCGGTCGAGACCGTGATCGCGGCGGTCGAGAATGATCGCGACCATTTGATCGCCGAAAGTGCGGATCTGCTGTTTCATCTGCTGGTGCTTTTGAAGGCGCGCGGCGTCAAGCTCGATGAGGTCGAGGCCGCGCTGGCGCAGCGGACGTCGATGTCCGGGCTCGAGGAAAAGGCGTCGCGCAAGCGCGACTGA
- the coaA gene encoding type I pantothenate kinase, with translation MDIRTPDQQYNPYRIFTREQWARLRDDTPMTLEPGEFERLRSMHDRLDMQEVEDIYLPLSRLLSIYVDATHRLYQAQRQFLGIRDRKVPYIIGVAGSVAVGKSTTARVLQALLARWSPRPKVDLVTTDGFLFPNAVLERQGLMQKKGFPESYDLPMLLSFLSDIKAGRRPVRAPVYSHLVYDIVPNQWIEVDRPDILIVEGVNVLQTGRLPRDGKAVPVVSDFFDFSVYIDAEEPVLREWYVRRFLALRDTAFHDPKSYFHRYAVLSDEEATATAIAIWERTNLANLEDNILPTRPRATLILKKRADHLVETVALRRL, from the coding sequence ATGGATATCCGCACCCCCGACCAGCAATACAACCCCTACCGTATCTTCACCCGCGAGCAGTGGGCGCGCTTGCGCGACGATACGCCGATGACGCTGGAGCCGGGCGAATTCGAGCGGCTGCGCTCGATGCACGATCGCCTCGACATGCAGGAGGTGGAGGACATCTACCTGCCGCTGTCGCGCCTGTTGTCGATCTATGTCGACGCCACCCATCGTCTCTACCAGGCGCAGCGCCAGTTCCTCGGCATCCGCGACCGCAAGGTACCCTATATCATCGGCGTCGCCGGGTCGGTCGCGGTCGGCAAATCGACCACCGCGCGCGTGCTGCAGGCGCTGTTGGCGCGCTGGTCGCCGCGGCCCAAGGTCGACCTGGTGACGACAGACGGTTTTCTGTTTCCCAATGCCGTGCTTGAGCGGCAGGGGCTGATGCAGAAAAAAGGCTTTCCCGAGAGCTACGACCTGCCGATGCTGCTGTCGTTCCTCTCCGACATCAAGGCCGGCCGCCGGCCAGTGCGCGCGCCGGTCTATTCGCATCTGGTCTACGACATCGTGCCGAACCAGTGGATAGAAGTCGACCGCCCGGACATCCTGATTGTCGAAGGCGTCAACGTGCTGCAGACCGGCCGCCTGCCGCGTGATGGCAAGGCGGTGCCGGTGGTGTCCGACTTCTTCGATTTCTCGGTCTATATCGATGCCGAGGAGCCGGTACTGCGCGAATGGTATGTGCGGCGCTTCCTCGCGCTCAGGGATACCGCGTTCCACGATCCCAAATCGTACTTCCATCGCTACGCAGTCTTGTCGGACGAGGAGGCCACGGCGACCGCGATCGCGATCTGGGAACGCACCAACCTCGCCAATCTCGAGGACAATATTCTGCCGACCCGGCCGCGCGCGACGCTGATCCTGAAAAAGCGCGCCGATCATCTGGTCGAGACGGTGGCGCTACGGCGGCTGTGA
- the hisF gene encoding imidazole glycerol phosphate synthase subunit HisF gives MFKVRVIPCLDVKDGRVVKGVNFVDLRDAGDPVEAAIAYDAAGADELCFLDITATHENRGTMLDVVRRTAEACFMPLTVGGGVRTIDDIKTLLRYGADKVSINSAAVSNREFVKQAAEKFGEQCIVVAIDAKRVKRAGGGERWEIFTHGGRNSTGIDAIEYAQEVVSLGAGEILLTSMDRDGTRQGFDLPLTQAIADSVPVPVIASGGVGNLDHLVDGIRQGHATAVLAASIFHFGEFTIRQAKEHMVRAGLPMRLDP, from the coding sequence ATGTTCAAGGTCCGCGTGATCCCCTGTCTCGATGTGAAAGATGGAAGGGTGGTCAAGGGCGTCAATTTCGTCGACCTGCGCGACGCCGGCGATCCGGTGGAAGCGGCGATTGCGTATGACGCGGCCGGGGCCGACGAATTGTGCTTCCTCGATATCACGGCCACCCATGAAAACCGCGGCACCATGCTGGATGTCGTGCGCCGCACGGCGGAAGCCTGCTTCATGCCGCTGACGGTCGGCGGCGGGGTCCGCACCATCGACGACATCAAGACGCTGCTGCGGTACGGAGCCGACAAGGTCTCGATCAATTCCGCCGCCGTCTCCAACCGCGAGTTCGTCAAGCAGGCGGCCGAAAAATTCGGCGAGCAGTGCATCGTGGTCGCGATCGACGCCAAGCGGGTCAAGCGCGCCGGCGGCGGTGAGCGCTGGGAGATCTTCACCCATGGCGGACGCAACTCCACCGGGATCGATGCCATCGAATACGCGCAGGAAGTGGTATCGCTCGGCGCCGGCGAAATCCTGCTGACGTCAATGGACCGCGACGGCACAAGGCAGGGGTTCGACCTGCCGCTGACGCAGGCCATCGCCGACAGTGTCCCTGTACCGGTCATCGCCTCCGGCGGCGTCGGCAATCTCGACCATCTGGTCGACGGCATCCGCCAGGGCCACGCCACCGCGGTGCTGGCGGCCTCGATATTCCACTTCGGCGAATTTACCATACGCCAAGCCAAGGAGCACATGGTGCGCGCCGGGCTGCCGATGCGGCTCGATCCCTGA